From a single Glycine soja cultivar W05 chromosome 19, ASM419377v2, whole genome shotgun sequence genomic region:
- the LOC114398533 gene encoding probable serine/threonine-protein kinase MARK-A — protein MECAVLASRTKIYIILKFTGGELFDIIILHGRLSEADSRRYFQQLIDGPENLLLDSLGNIKISDYGLSAFPEQGASILRTTCGTTCGSPNYVAPKVLSHKGYNGAVADVWSCGVILFVLLTGYLPFDELPYKSAKLVWLILEKKYDIEKVGTKKYVVSRYLKYQMTNDKSIESQSHEIQKIVHDSILEGMVLDEQFQVAVIIDKNSGGTSSSHLPAISSENLVQPEDIEPQRGKRARIAKDYGPNYMAYTLEEDPSNLQEALSSLDADLCTPYDPNVKLFKNTGEGLPVDLVWSTGTLLKG, from the exons ATGGAATGCGCT GTTCTTGCAAGCCGTACTaagatttatattatattgaagTTCACGGGTGGTGAAttgtttgatataatt ATACTCCATGGCCGCCTTAGTGAAGCTGACTCTAGAAGATATTTCCAACAGCTTATTGACGGT CCTGAAAATCTTTTACTTGATTCACTAGGAAATATAAAGATTTCCGATTATGGTTTGAGTGCATTTCCTGAGCAG GGGGCGAGTATCCTTCGGACAACTTGTGGGACAACTTGTGGGAGTCCGAACTATGTGGCTCCTAAG GTACTCAGTCATAAGGGTTACAACGGTGCTGTGGCAGATGTTTGGTCCTGTGGAGTTATCCTCTTTGTCCTACTGACTGGATATCTTCCTTTTGATGAACT CCCATATAAGTCTGCCAAATTAGTTTGGTTGATTCTAGAAAAGAAGTATGATATTGAGAAAGTTGGGACTAAAAAGTATGTTGTTAGCCGCTACCTCAAGTATCAAATGACTAATGATAAATCAATAGAGTCTCAATCCCATGAGATACAGAAAATTGTTCATGATAGCATATTAGAGGGTATGGTTTTGGATGAGCAATTTCAGGTTGCTGTCATCATAGACAA GAATAGTGGGGGTACTTCATCCAGTCATCTTCCtgctattagtagtgaaaatcttgTACAACCAGAAGATATAGAGCCTCAAAGAGGTAAAAGAGCAAGGATTGCTAAGGATTATGGGCCCAATTATATGGCCTATACATTAGAGGAGGATCCATCAAACCTCCAAGAAGCTTTGTCTTCTTTGGATGCTGACTTGTG TACACCATATGATCCAAATGTAAAACTGTTTAAGAACACTGGTGAAG GTTTACCAGTTGACCTAGTATGGAGCACTGGCACGCTATTGAAAGGGTAA